From a single Myxococcus fulvus genomic region:
- the rplL gene encoding 50S ribosomal protein L7/L12, which translates to MADLNAIVEQLSGLTIIEAANLVKALEEKWGVSAAAVAVAAGPAAATAAPVEEKTEFTVVLSNAGANKINVIKEIRAITGLGLKEAKDLVEGAPKTVKEGVNKDDAKKIKDQLVAAGATVDIK; encoded by the coding sequence ATGGCTGACCTGAATGCAATCGTTGAGCAGCTCTCCGGCCTGACCATCATCGAGGCCGCCAACCTGGTGAAGGCCCTCGAGGAGAAGTGGGGCGTCTCCGCCGCCGCCGTCGCCGTCGCCGCCGGCCCCGCCGCCGCCACCGCCGCTCCTGTCGAGGAGAAGACGGAGTTCACGGTGGTGCTGTCGAACGCCGGCGCCAACAAGATCAACGTCATCAAGGAGATCCGCGCCATCACCGGCCTGGGCCTGAAGGAGGCCAAGGACCTGGTCGAGGGCGCGCCCAAGACGGTCAAGGAGGGCGTCAACAAGGACGACGCCAAGAAGATCAAGGACCAGCTCGTTGCCGCTGGCGCCACCGTCGACATCAAGTAA